The stretch of DNA TCGAAAAACATAGGAGGTTTGAACAACAAGTTTGGCAGTTTTACGGAAGGCATGGCCTTGCCTTCGATGAGCAAGGTGCTAACCAACCGGTTTCAAATGAATGTGATCGCCCCGAATGTCAAGGTTCGCAAAGGCGGAG from SAR324 cluster bacterium encodes:
- a CDS encoding DUF3782 domain-containing protein, translated to MTDQELKDLVASLAQDHKALREAQQATDRQMKETDRRLTELSKNIGGLNNKFGSFTEGMALPSMSKVLTNRFQMNVIAPNVKVRKGG